In the Oryza glaberrima chromosome 6, OglaRS2, whole genome shotgun sequence genome, one interval contains:
- the LOC127777894 gene encoding uncharacterized protein LOC127777894 isoform X1 has product MVGRLGGREQAAASDGGWGARRQHGGQAWVAADRGWERAVPDGSGRRATAERRGSGAGGPPSRGSGGGSIPDDVDMWLATRASSCSDPAAAGLVLPKSAAGDGVAAGEGDVDVEELEMMKMMGIPVGFDSTKGKHVPDADVSGVRVVTKRQPRQYMNRRGGFNRSATAEDRKVNIWLNGVHMVEHGLAMHYSMGDTLQLRKIRSSWRLKPTFGKASKKRSPWMMKALVFSSCLPSSACGRRPSLPLFPVCLCVCWAFAAHVIN; this is encoded by the exons ATGGTCGGGCGGCTCGGTGGCCGGGAGCAAGCGGCGGCAAGCGACGGCGGCTGGGGGGCTCGGCGGCAGCATGGCGGCCAGGCGTGGGTGGCGGCAGATCGCGGCTGGGAGCGAGCGGTGCCAGATGGGAGCGGGCGACGAGCGACGGCCGAGCGGCGCGGATCCGGCGCAGGGGGCCCTCCCtcgcgcggatccggcggcggctccatcCCCGACGACGTCGACATGTGGTTGGCGACGCGGGCCTCGTCCTGctcagatccggcggcggcgggcctcgtCCTGCCCAAGAGTGCCGCCGGGGATGGGGTCGCGGCGGGCGAAGGGGACGTGGACGTGGAGGAGCtggagatgatgaagatgatggggATCCCCGTCGGCTTCGACTCCACCAAGGGGAAGCACGTCCCCGACGCCGATGTTAGCGGGGTGCGCGTCGTCACCAAGCGGCAGCCACGGCAGTACATGAACCGCCGTGGCGGGTTCAACCGGAGCGCAACCGCTGAGGACAGGAAG GTGAATATTTGGCTTAACGGAGTGCATATGGTTGAACATGGACTTGCTATGCATTATTCCATGGGTGAT acgttgcagcttcggaagatccgctcttcgtggaggttgaagccgacgtttgggaaagcgagcaag aagaggagcccctggatgatgaaggctttggtgtttagctcgtgcctgccgtcaagcgcctgtggtcgtcgccctagtcttccgctgtttcccgtttgtctttgtgtgtgctgggccttcgccgcccatgtaataaattaa
- the LOC127777894 gene encoding uncharacterized protein LOC127777894 isoform X2 — MVGRLGGREQAAASDGGWGARRQHGGQAWVAADRGWERAVPDGSGRRATAERRGSGAGGPPSRGSGGGSIPDDVDMWLATRASSCSDPAAAGLVLPKSAAGDGVAAGEGDVDVEELEMMKMMGIPVGFDSTKGKHVPDADVSGVRVVTKRQPRQYMNRRGGFNRSATAEDRKVNIWLNGVHMVEHGLAMHYSMGDRVVSFVSEDRGRKDQSSEDCFEEARRCSFGRSALRGG, encoded by the exons ATGGTCGGGCGGCTCGGTGGCCGGGAGCAAGCGGCGGCAAGCGACGGCGGCTGGGGGGCTCGGCGGCAGCATGGCGGCCAGGCGTGGGTGGCGGCAGATCGCGGCTGGGAGCGAGCGGTGCCAGATGGGAGCGGGCGACGAGCGACGGCCGAGCGGCGCGGATCCGGCGCAGGGGGCCCTCCCtcgcgcggatccggcggcggctccatcCCCGACGACGTCGACATGTGGTTGGCGACGCGGGCCTCGTCCTGctcagatccggcggcggcgggcctcgtCCTGCCCAAGAGTGCCGCCGGGGATGGGGTCGCGGCGGGCGAAGGGGACGTGGACGTGGAGGAGCtggagatgatgaagatgatggggATCCCCGTCGGCTTCGACTCCACCAAGGGGAAGCACGTCCCCGACGCCGATGTTAGCGGGGTGCGCGTCGTCACCAAGCGGCAGCCACGGCAGTACATGAACCGCCGTGGCGGGTTCAACCGGAGCGCAACCGCTGAGGACAGGAAG GTGAATATTTGGCTTAACGGAGTGCATATGGTTGAACATGGACTTGCTATGCATTATTCCATGGGTGAT cgtgtagtttccttcgtttcggaagatcgcggtCGCAAGGATCAGAGTTCAGAAGATtgttttgaagaagcaag acgttgcagcttcggaagatccgctcttcgtggaggttga
- the LOC127777894 gene encoding uncharacterized protein LOC127777894 isoform X3 has product MVGRLGGREQAAASDGGWGARRQHGGQAWVAADRGWERAVPDGSGRRATAERRGSGAGGPPSRGSGGGSIPDDVDMWLATRASSCSDPAAAGLVLPKSAAGDGVAAGEGDVDVEELEMMKMMGIPVGFDSTKGKHVPDADVSGVRVVTKRQPRQYMNRRGGFNRSATAEDRKIQLVVQRNEQLLYNLLCFYRVIVIVIIDIMVLLHFINVSVLLPSKNSYCAL; this is encoded by the exons ATGGTCGGGCGGCTCGGTGGCCGGGAGCAAGCGGCGGCAAGCGACGGCGGCTGGGGGGCTCGGCGGCAGCATGGCGGCCAGGCGTGGGTGGCGGCAGATCGCGGCTGGGAGCGAGCGGTGCCAGATGGGAGCGGGCGACGAGCGACGGCCGAGCGGCGCGGATCCGGCGCAGGGGGCCCTCCCtcgcgcggatccggcggcggctccatcCCCGACGACGTCGACATGTGGTTGGCGACGCGGGCCTCGTCCTGctcagatccggcggcggcgggcctcgtCCTGCCCAAGAGTGCCGCCGGGGATGGGGTCGCGGCGGGCGAAGGGGACGTGGACGTGGAGGAGCtggagatgatgaagatgatggggATCCCCGTCGGCTTCGACTCCACCAAGGGGAAGCACGTCCCCGACGCCGATGTTAGCGGGGTGCGCGTCGTCACCAAGCGGCAGCCACGGCAGTACATGAACCGCCGTGGCGGGTTCAACCGGAGCGCAACCGCTGAGGACAGGAAG ATACAACTTGTAGTTCAAAGAAATGAGCAGCTCTTATACAACTTGTTATGTTTTTATAGAGTAATAGTTATAGTGATCATAGATATTATGGTACTATTACACTTTATAAATGTTTCAGTATTGCTTCCGTCTAAAAATAGTTATTGTGCACTTTGA
- the LOC127777894 gene encoding uncharacterized protein LOC127777894 isoform X4, whose amino-acid sequence MVGRLGGREQAAASDGGWGARRQHGGQAWVAADRGWERAVPDGSGRRATAERRGSGAGGPPSRGSGGGSIPDDVDMWLATRASSCSDPAAAGLVLPKSAAGDGVAAGEGDVDVEELEMMKMMGIPVGFDSTKGKHVPDADVSGVRVVTKRQPRQYMNRRGGFNRSATAEDRKENTMFFQQGAVPNVQKHTYILMISF is encoded by the exons ATGGTCGGGCGGCTCGGTGGCCGGGAGCAAGCGGCGGCAAGCGACGGCGGCTGGGGGGCTCGGCGGCAGCATGGCGGCCAGGCGTGGGTGGCGGCAGATCGCGGCTGGGAGCGAGCGGTGCCAGATGGGAGCGGGCGACGAGCGACGGCCGAGCGGCGCGGATCCGGCGCAGGGGGCCCTCCCtcgcgcggatccggcggcggctccatcCCCGACGACGTCGACATGTGGTTGGCGACGCGGGCCTCGTCCTGctcagatccggcggcggcgggcctcgtCCTGCCCAAGAGTGCCGCCGGGGATGGGGTCGCGGCGGGCGAAGGGGACGTGGACGTGGAGGAGCtggagatgatgaagatgatggggATCCCCGTCGGCTTCGACTCCACCAAGGGGAAGCACGTCCCCGACGCCGATGTTAGCGGGGTGCGCGTCGTCACCAAGCGGCAGCCACGGCAGTACATGAACCGCCGTGGCGGGTTCAACCGGAGCGCAACCGCTGAGGACAGGAAG GAAAATACCATGTTTTTCCAACAAGGTGCAGTGCCCAATGTCCAAAAACACACATACATTCTGATGATCAGTTTCTAA
- the LOC127777896 gene encoding leaf-specific thionin-like: MEGVKSLIMCMLVLGLVLQQEKIQVEAKSCCPSTTARNVYNSCRFAGGSRDTCAKLSGCKIVDGNCKPPYVHHTLHPEAEESEVVDFCKLGCASSVCSTMSTLFGNEEANHAVDRCNEACRRFCTKEAETVTVVS; the protein is encoded by the exons ATGGAAGGAGTGAAGAGTTTGATCATGTGTATGCTAGTGCTAGGCTTAGTCCTGCAACAAGAGAAGATCCAGGTGGAAGCAAAGAGTTGTTGCCCatccaccacagcaagaaacgTCTATAACTCATGCCGTTTCGCGGGTGGCTCAAGAGACACCTGTGCTAAACTTTCTGGCTGCAAAATTGTTGACGGGAACTGCAAGCCTCCTTACGTTCACCATACCCTTCACCCAGAAGCTG AGGAATCGGAGGTAGTTGACTTCTGCAAGCTGGGATGTGCTTCGTCTGTGTGCAGCACCATGAGCACTC tttttggcAATGAAGAAGCCAATCATGCCGTCGATCGTTGCAACGAAGCATGCCGCCGCTTCTGTACCAAGGAAGCTGAGACTGTCACCGTTGTTTCCTAA